TTAACATGCTGTTCGATATTGACATTAAGATTGATTTCAATTGGTTTATCGGGTGCTTCGAGTTTAACCGTTGGCTGGCAGGCGCACACAAGGGCAAGTACTGGAATGGCTAGAAGCA
This window of the Alphaproteobacteria bacterium genome carries:
- a CDS encoding YnbE family lipoprotein gives rise to the protein MTKRFLLLAIPVLALVCACQPTVKLEAPDKPIEINLNVNIEQHVKVQIDRDLEKSMSKNKAIF